The following proteins come from a genomic window of Megalobrama amblycephala isolate DHTTF-2021 linkage group LG1, ASM1881202v1, whole genome shotgun sequence:
- the cdc42ep4a gene encoding cdc42 effector protein 4a produces the protein MPILKQLVSGSQTKRRSRMDLTTEMISAPLGDFRHTMHVGRSGEAFGDTSFLSTRSGEPSQEGHTYPRSPKPGLLSRTFRSSKRSQSVTRVDQRDNTFLPPSGSPTFVKNAMSLPFLNNEEGQEGDSRVLKSLTSSSSNGASANALDLELHEKHFGVLTDLRPSPSYYNGGGMKKAESVMSFHVDLGPSMLGEILGVMEKEDDDQGFEEGKSSEGHASPLPCNQGGVEMDEEMREVVEKEEEPEGLVAHDEGPMRAPSSVDLEIQSEGTSTPEPHHKHLHHLDSCSVSSSGSAAMEEKPTSEPYEEDIGVTDNTCNPDNEPAFSSFMEDEDDEIRV, from the coding sequence ATGCCTATCTTAAAACAGCTGGTATCCGGGTCTCAGACCAAACGGCGCTCCCGTATGGACCTTACTACCGAGATGATCAGCGCCCCCTTAGGTGACTTTCGACACACCATGCATGTAGGGCGCAGTGGGGAAGCTTTCGGGGACACCTCTTTCCTCAGCACTCGATCCGGAGAGCCATCCCAAGAGGGACACACCTATCCTCGCTCCCCCAAACCGGGACTGCTGTCTCGTACCTTCCGGAGCAGCAAGCGCTCTCAGTCCGTCACCAGAGTAGACCAGCGAGACAACACCTTCCTTCCACCCAGTGGGTCACCTACCTTTGTGAAGAATGCCATGTCCTTGCCTTTTTTGAACAATGAAGAAGGACAGGAAGGAGACAGTAGGGTGCTCAAGAGCTTGACTTCTAGCTCCTCAAATGGGGCCTCTGCTAACGCATTGGACCTGGAGCTCCATGAGAAGCATTTCGGGGTGTTGACGGACCTGCGGCCTTCCCCATCCTACTACAACGGGGGAGGAATGAAGAAGGCTGAATCTGTAATGTCATTCCATGTTGACCTTGGGCCCTCGATGCTGGGGGAAATCCTGGGGGTCATGGAGAAGGAAGATGATGATCAGGGGTTTGAGGAAGGCAAGAGCAGTGAGGGGCATGCTTCTCCTCTTCCCTGCAACCAGGGAGGTGTGGAAATGGATGAGGAAATGAGGGAGGTTGTTGAGAAGGAAGAGGAACCAGAGGGATTAGTAGCTCACGACGAGGGTCCCATGAGGGCTCCCAGCTCTGTCGACTTGGAAATCCAGAGCGAAGGCACCAGCACCCCAGAACCACACCACAAACATCTGCATCACCTCGACAGCTGCTCAGTTTCCAGCTCAGGTTCAGCCGCCATGGAGGAGAAACCAACCAGTGAGCCTTACGAGGAAGATATTGGGGTTACCGACAACACCTGCAACCCAGACAATGAACCAGCCTTCTCCTCCTTCATGGAAGATGAGGATGATGAGATCCGAGTATGA